A portion of the Homalodisca vitripennis isolate AUS2020 chromosome 2, UT_GWSS_2.1, whole genome shotgun sequence genome contains these proteins:
- the LOC124354716 gene encoding 60S ribosomal protein L29-1, with product MAKSKNHTNHNQNRKAHRNGIKKPKRFRHESTLGVDPKFLRNLRFAKKHNLKPAEQLKRAAERKAARETKIAERKAAK from the exons ATGGCAAAGTCAAAGAACCACACCAATCACAATCAAA ACCGCAAGGCTCACCGAAATGGAATCAAAAAGCCAAAGCGTTTCAGGCACGAATCAACTCTTGGT GTTGATCCCAAATTCCTGCGGAACTTGAGATTCGCCAAGAAACACAACCTAAAGCCAGCTGAACAATTGAAGCGGGCAGCCGAGAGGAAAGCAGCCAGAGAAACCAAGATTGCTGAGAGAAAAGCAGCAAAAtag